The following proteins are co-located in the Larus michahellis chromosome 9, bLarMic1.1, whole genome shotgun sequence genome:
- the MAN2A2 gene encoding alpha-mannosidase 2x isoform X3: MPPAPRPAPAPGLSSAPPPLCPGAGLSLRPSGMKLKKQVTVCGAAIFCVAVFSLYLMLDRVQHDPTRHQSGGNFPRSQISVLQNRIEQLEQLLEENHEIISHIKDSVLELTAHAEGQPALTHHTPNGSWVLPPESRPSFLSVSPQDCQFALGGKGQSPDLQMLAVYSLLPFDNQDGGVWKQGFDITYEPNEWDAEPLQVFVVPHSHNDPGWIKTFDKYYYDQTQHILNSMVLKMQEDPRRRFIWSEISFFSKWWDNISAQKRAAVRRLVGNGQLEMVTGGWVMPDEANSHYFAMIDQLIEGHQWLEKNIGVTPRSGWAVDPFGHSSTMPYLLKRSNLTGMLIQRVHYAIKKHFAATQNLEFMWRQTWDPDASTDIFCHMMPFYSYDVPHTCGPDPKICCQFDFKRLPGGRINCPWKVPPRAITDANVAERAQLLLDQYRKKSKLYRSKVLLVPLGDDFRYDKPQEWDAQFLNYQRIFDFLNSRPNLHVQAQFGTLSDYFDALYKKMGIVPGMKPPGFPVLSGDFFSYADREDHYWTGYYTSRPFYKSLDRVLEAHLRGAEILYSLALAHARRAGADGRYPLSDYSLLSNARHNLGLFQHHDAITGTAKEAVAVDYGVRLLHSLTNLKRVIINAAHYLVLGDKDAYRHDPAAPFLSTDDTRPSQDSLPERTVVKLDTLPRFLVVFNPLEQERLSIVPVLVDSPHVRVLSEEGQPLPSQLSAHWGSATDVVPDVYQVSVLARLPALGLRVLQLHKSFNGHATLKSSVRLYLHGRDLPVRKQEAVPVHVFPATADDFCLENQHLQACFSGHSGLLQSIRRAGEEREQRVSSEFLVYGTRTSKDKSGAYLFLPDGEAKPYAPKDPPVVRVTEGPLFSEVTSYYQHVQTMVRLYNVPGVEGLSLDVSCLVDIRDHINKELALRFSTDIESDDAFFTDLNGFQIQPRRYQRKLPLQANFYPMPAMAYIQDMQSRLTLHTAQALGVSSLGSGQLEVILDRRLMQDDNRGLGQGLKDNKRTCNRFRLLLERRATANKSSGFFSKLASMFKAFGFPGSRTGSPEVQDGRPISFPSLLSHITSMHLNAEALVMAVAQEKMAPPALRSFMPLSTTLPCDFHILNLRMLQAEQDDSLPSAEAALILHRKGFDCSLEAKNLGFNCTTSQGKLALGSLFQGLELGSLQPTSLTLMYPLGTASNSTNIRLDPMEIATFRIRLG; encoded by the exons atgcccccggccccccggcctGCCCCCGCGCCCGGCCTGTCCTCGGCACCGCCGCCGCTGTGCCCCGGTGCAGGTCTGTCCCTGCGGCCCTCCGGCATGAAGCTGAAGAAGCAGGTGACAGTGTGTGGAGCTGCCATCTTCTGCGTGGCCGTCTTCTCCCTCTACTTGATGCTGGACAGGGTGCAGCACGACCCCACGCGCCACCAGAGCGGGGGCAACTTCCCCAGG AGTCAGATCTCGGTGCTGCAGAACCGCAttgagcagctggagcagctgctggaggagaaccACGAGATCATCAGCCACATCAAGGACTCGGTGCTGGAGCTGACGGCCCACGCGGAGGGGCAGCCAGCACTGACCCACCACACGCCCAATGGCTCCTGGGTGCTGCCCCCCGAGAGTCGCCCGAGCTTCCTCTCCGTCTCCCCACAGGACTGCCAGTTTGCACTGGGGGGCAAGGGCCAGAGCCCAGACCTACAG ATGCTGGCTGTGTACTCCCTGCTGCCCTTTGACAACCAGGATGGCGGTGTGTGGAAGCAGGGCTTTGATATCACCTACGAGCCCAATGAGTGGGATGCTGAGCCCCTGCAGGTGTTCGTGGTGCCGCACTCCCACAATGACCCTG GCTGGATCAAGACCTTTGACAAGTACTACTATGACCAGACACAGCACATCCTCAACAGCATGGTGCTGAAGATGCAGGAGGACCCGCGCCGGCGCTTCATCTGGTCTGAGATCTCCTTCTTTTCCAAGTGGTGGGACAACATCAGCGCCCAGAAACGGGCTGCGGTGCGGAG GCTGGTTGGCAACGGGCAGCTGGAGATGGTGACGGGTGGCTGGGTGATGCCTGACGAGGCCAATTCCCACTACTTCGCCATGATTGACCAGCTGATCGAGGGGCACCAGTGGCTGGAGAAGAACATCG GTGTGACGCCCCGGTCAGGCTGGGCCGTGGACCCCTTTGGGCACAGCTCCACCATGCCCTACCTGCTGAAGCGCTCCAACCTGACGGGCATGCTCATCCAGCGCGTGCACTACGCCATCAAGAAGCACTTTGCTGCGACACAGAACCTGGAGTTCATGTGGAGACAGACATGGG ATCCAGACGCCAGCACCGACATCTTCTGCCACATGATGCCCTTCTACAGCTACGATGTGCCCCACACCTGTGGGCCAGACCCCAAGATCTGCTGCCAGTTCGACTTCAAGCGCCTGCCGGGTGGCCGGATCAACTGCCCATGGAAGGTGCCTCCCCGAGCCATCACCGATGCCAACGTGGCGGAGCG agcccagctgctgctggaccAGTACCGCAAGAAGTCCAAGCTGTACCGCAgcaaggtgctgctggtgccccTGGGAGACGATTTCCGCTACGACAAGCCTCAGGAGTGGGATGCCCAGTTCCTCAACTACCAGCGCATCTTCGACTTCCTCAACTCCCGGCCCAACCTCCATGTCCAG GCGCAGTTTGGGACGCTCTCCGACTACTTTGATGCCCTGTACAAGAAGATGGGCATCGTGCCGGGGATGAAGCCGCCTGGGTTCCCAGTGCTGAGCGGGGATTTCTTCTCCTACGCGGACCGGGAGGATCACTACTGGACAGGCTACTACACCTCCCGACCTTTCTACAAGAGCCTGGACCGGGTGCTGGAGGCCCATCTCCG GGGGGCAGAGATCCTGTACAGCCTGGCGCTCGCCCACGCCCGCCGCGCTGGAGCCGATGGCAGGTACCCGCTCTCCGACTACTCCCTGCTGAGCAACGCCCGCCACAACCTGGGCCTCTTCCAGCACCACGACGCCATCACTGGCACTGCCAAGGAGGCTGTGGCGGTTGACTATGGAGTCCG GCTGCTCCACTCCCTCACGAACCTCAAGCGCGTCATCATCAATGCTGCGCATTACCTCGTGCTGGGGGACAAGGACGCCTACCGCCACGACCCCGCTGCACCCTTCCTCAGCACG gaTGACACGCGCCCCAGCCAGGACTCCCTCCCAGAGAGAACAGTGGTCAAGCTGGACACTTTGCCCCG GTTCCTGGTGGTGTTCAACCCGCTGGAGCAGGAGCGCCTGAGCATCGTGCCGGTGCTGGTGGACTCCCCACACGTGCGTGTGCTCTCCGAGgaggggcagcccctgccttcccagctcaGTGCGCACTGGGGCTCTGCCACTGACGTGGTGCCCGACGTCTACCAG GTGTCTGTCCTGGCCCGCCTGCCCGCGCTGGGGCTGCGTGTGCTGCAGCTGCACAAGTCCTTCAATGGCCACGCCACTCTGAAGTCCTCCGTGCGCCTGTACCTGCACGGCCGGGACTTGCCCGTGCGCAAGCAGGAGGCCGTACCCGTGCACGTCTTCCCAGCCACTGCCGATGACTTCTGCCTGGAGAACCAGCACCTGCAGGCCTGCTTCTCAGGACActcggggctgctgcag AGTATCCGCcgagctggggaggagcgggagcaGAGGGTGAGCAGCGAGTTCCTCGTCTATGGCACCAGGACCTCCAAGGACAAAAGCGGAGCCTATCTCTTTCTGCCTGACGGCGAGGCCAAG CCCTACGCTCCCAAGGACCCCCCAGTAGTGCGGGTGACGGAGGGACCCCTCTTCTCAGAGGTCACCAGCTACTACCAGCATGTCCAGACCATGGTGCGGCTTTACAATGTGCCAG GGGTGGAGGGCCTGTCCCTGGATGTGTCTTGCCTGGTGGACATCCGTGACCACATCAACAAGGAGCTGGCCCTGCGCTTCAGCACTGACATCGAGAGTGACGACGCCTTCTTCACAGACCTCAATGGCTTCCAG ATCCAGCCCCGCAGGTACCAGCGGAAGCTGCCACTGCAGGCGAACTTCTACCCCATGCCCGCCATGGCCTACATCCAGGACATGCAGAGCCGCCTGACGCTCCACACAGCCCAGGCCCTGGGGGTCTCCAGCCTCGGCAGCG GCCAGCTGGAGGTGATCCTGGACCGGCGCCTCATGCAGGATGACAACCGGGGCCTGGGCCAAGGGCTGAAGGACAACAAGCGGACCTGCAACCGGTTCCGGCTCCTCCTGGAGCGCCGCGCCACTGCCAACAAG AGCTCCGGCTTCTTTTCCAAACTGGCCTCCATGTTTAAAGCCTTTGGCTTCCCCGGCTCCAGGACTGGCAGCCCAGAG GTGCAGGATGGCCGCCcgatcagcttcccctccctgctgaGCCACATCACGTCCATGCACCTGAATGCCGAAGCCCTGGTCATGGCCGTGGCCCAGGAAAAGATGGCCCCACCAGCCCTGCGCTCCTTCATGCCCCTTTCCACCACCCTTCCCTGCGACTTTCACATCCTGAACCTCCggatgctgcaggcagag CAGGACGACTCGCTTCCCTCAGCCGAGGCAGCCCTTATCCTGCACCGCAAAGGCTTTGACTGCAGTCTGGAGGCCAAGAACCTGGGCTTTAACTGCACCACCAGCCAGGGCAAG ctggccctgggcagcctgttccaggggcTGGAGCTtggctccctgcagcccaccTCGCTGACCTTGATGTACCCGCTGGGCACGGCCTCCAACAGCACCAACATCCGCCTGGACCCCATGGAAATTGCCACTTTCCGCATCCGCCTGGGGTAG
- the MAN2A2 gene encoding alpha-mannosidase 2x isoform X8, with protein MPPAPRPAPAPGLSSAPPPLCPGAGLSLRPSGMKLKKQVTVCGAAIFCVAVFSLYLMLDRVQHDPTRHQSGGNFPRSQISVLQNRIEQLEQLLEENHEIISHIKDSVLELTAHAEGQPALTHHTPNGSWVLPPESRPSFLSVSPQDCQFALGGKGQSPDLQMLAVYSLLPFDNQDGGVWKQGFDITYEPNEWDAEPLQVFVVPHSHNDPGWIKTFDKYYYDQTQHILNSMVLKMQEDPRRRFIWSEISFFSKWWDNISAQKRAAVRRLVGNGQLEMVTGGWVMPDEANSHYFAMIDQLIEGHQWLEKNIGVTPRSGWAVDPFGHSSTMPYLLKRSNLTGMLIQRVHYAIKKHFAATQNLEFMWRQTWDPDASTDIFCHMMPFYSYDVPHTCGPDPKICCQFDFKRLPGGRINCPWKVPPRAITDANVAERAQLLLDQYRKKSKLYRSKVLLVPLGDDFRYDKPQEWDAQFLNYQRIFDFLNSRPNLHVQAQFGTLSDYFDALYKKMGIVPGMKPPGFPVLSGDFFSYADREDHYWTGYYTSRPFYKSLDRVLEAHLRGAEILYSLALAHARRAGADGRYPLSDYSLLSNARHNLGLFQHHDAITGTAKEAVAVDYGVRLLHSLTNLKRVIINAAHYLVLGDKDAYRHDPAAPFLSTDDTRPSQDSLPERTVVKLDTLPRFLVVFNPLEQERLSIVPVLVDSPHVRVLSEEGQPLPSQLSAHWGSATDVVPDVYQVSVLARLPALGLRVLQLHKSFNGHATLKSSVRLYLHGRDLPVRKQEAVPVHVFPATADDFCLENQHLQACFSGHSGLLQSIRRAGEEREQRVSSEFLVYGTRTSKDKSGAYLFLPDGEAKPYAPKDPPVVRVTEGPLFSEVTSYYQHVQTMVRLYNVPGVEGLSLDVSCLVDIRDHINKELALRFSTDIESDDAFFTDLNGFQIQPRRYQRKLPLQANFYPMPAMAYIQDMQSRLTLHTAQALGVSSLGSGQLEVILDRRLMQDDNRGLGQGLKDNKRTCNRFRLLLERRATANKVQDGRPISFPSLLSHITSMHLNAEALVMAVAQEKMAPPALRSFMPLSTTLPCDFHILNLRMLQAEDDSLPSAEAALILHRKGFDCSLEAKNLGFNCTTSQGKLALGSLFQGLELGSLQPTSLTLMYPLGTASNSTNIRLDPMEIATFRIRLG; from the exons atgcccccggccccccggcctGCCCCCGCGCCCGGCCTGTCCTCGGCACCGCCGCCGCTGTGCCCCGGTGCAGGTCTGTCCCTGCGGCCCTCCGGCATGAAGCTGAAGAAGCAGGTGACAGTGTGTGGAGCTGCCATCTTCTGCGTGGCCGTCTTCTCCCTCTACTTGATGCTGGACAGGGTGCAGCACGACCCCACGCGCCACCAGAGCGGGGGCAACTTCCCCAGG AGTCAGATCTCGGTGCTGCAGAACCGCAttgagcagctggagcagctgctggaggagaaccACGAGATCATCAGCCACATCAAGGACTCGGTGCTGGAGCTGACGGCCCACGCGGAGGGGCAGCCAGCACTGACCCACCACACGCCCAATGGCTCCTGGGTGCTGCCCCCCGAGAGTCGCCCGAGCTTCCTCTCCGTCTCCCCACAGGACTGCCAGTTTGCACTGGGGGGCAAGGGCCAGAGCCCAGACCTACAG ATGCTGGCTGTGTACTCCCTGCTGCCCTTTGACAACCAGGATGGCGGTGTGTGGAAGCAGGGCTTTGATATCACCTACGAGCCCAATGAGTGGGATGCTGAGCCCCTGCAGGTGTTCGTGGTGCCGCACTCCCACAATGACCCTG GCTGGATCAAGACCTTTGACAAGTACTACTATGACCAGACACAGCACATCCTCAACAGCATGGTGCTGAAGATGCAGGAGGACCCGCGCCGGCGCTTCATCTGGTCTGAGATCTCCTTCTTTTCCAAGTGGTGGGACAACATCAGCGCCCAGAAACGGGCTGCGGTGCGGAG GCTGGTTGGCAACGGGCAGCTGGAGATGGTGACGGGTGGCTGGGTGATGCCTGACGAGGCCAATTCCCACTACTTCGCCATGATTGACCAGCTGATCGAGGGGCACCAGTGGCTGGAGAAGAACATCG GTGTGACGCCCCGGTCAGGCTGGGCCGTGGACCCCTTTGGGCACAGCTCCACCATGCCCTACCTGCTGAAGCGCTCCAACCTGACGGGCATGCTCATCCAGCGCGTGCACTACGCCATCAAGAAGCACTTTGCTGCGACACAGAACCTGGAGTTCATGTGGAGACAGACATGGG ATCCAGACGCCAGCACCGACATCTTCTGCCACATGATGCCCTTCTACAGCTACGATGTGCCCCACACCTGTGGGCCAGACCCCAAGATCTGCTGCCAGTTCGACTTCAAGCGCCTGCCGGGTGGCCGGATCAACTGCCCATGGAAGGTGCCTCCCCGAGCCATCACCGATGCCAACGTGGCGGAGCG agcccagctgctgctggaccAGTACCGCAAGAAGTCCAAGCTGTACCGCAgcaaggtgctgctggtgccccTGGGAGACGATTTCCGCTACGACAAGCCTCAGGAGTGGGATGCCCAGTTCCTCAACTACCAGCGCATCTTCGACTTCCTCAACTCCCGGCCCAACCTCCATGTCCAG GCGCAGTTTGGGACGCTCTCCGACTACTTTGATGCCCTGTACAAGAAGATGGGCATCGTGCCGGGGATGAAGCCGCCTGGGTTCCCAGTGCTGAGCGGGGATTTCTTCTCCTACGCGGACCGGGAGGATCACTACTGGACAGGCTACTACACCTCCCGACCTTTCTACAAGAGCCTGGACCGGGTGCTGGAGGCCCATCTCCG GGGGGCAGAGATCCTGTACAGCCTGGCGCTCGCCCACGCCCGCCGCGCTGGAGCCGATGGCAGGTACCCGCTCTCCGACTACTCCCTGCTGAGCAACGCCCGCCACAACCTGGGCCTCTTCCAGCACCACGACGCCATCACTGGCACTGCCAAGGAGGCTGTGGCGGTTGACTATGGAGTCCG GCTGCTCCACTCCCTCACGAACCTCAAGCGCGTCATCATCAATGCTGCGCATTACCTCGTGCTGGGGGACAAGGACGCCTACCGCCACGACCCCGCTGCACCCTTCCTCAGCACG gaTGACACGCGCCCCAGCCAGGACTCCCTCCCAGAGAGAACAGTGGTCAAGCTGGACACTTTGCCCCG GTTCCTGGTGGTGTTCAACCCGCTGGAGCAGGAGCGCCTGAGCATCGTGCCGGTGCTGGTGGACTCCCCACACGTGCGTGTGCTCTCCGAGgaggggcagcccctgccttcccagctcaGTGCGCACTGGGGCTCTGCCACTGACGTGGTGCCCGACGTCTACCAG GTGTCTGTCCTGGCCCGCCTGCCCGCGCTGGGGCTGCGTGTGCTGCAGCTGCACAAGTCCTTCAATGGCCACGCCACTCTGAAGTCCTCCGTGCGCCTGTACCTGCACGGCCGGGACTTGCCCGTGCGCAAGCAGGAGGCCGTACCCGTGCACGTCTTCCCAGCCACTGCCGATGACTTCTGCCTGGAGAACCAGCACCTGCAGGCCTGCTTCTCAGGACActcggggctgctgcag AGTATCCGCcgagctggggaggagcgggagcaGAGGGTGAGCAGCGAGTTCCTCGTCTATGGCACCAGGACCTCCAAGGACAAAAGCGGAGCCTATCTCTTTCTGCCTGACGGCGAGGCCAAG CCCTACGCTCCCAAGGACCCCCCAGTAGTGCGGGTGACGGAGGGACCCCTCTTCTCAGAGGTCACCAGCTACTACCAGCATGTCCAGACCATGGTGCGGCTTTACAATGTGCCAG GGGTGGAGGGCCTGTCCCTGGATGTGTCTTGCCTGGTGGACATCCGTGACCACATCAACAAGGAGCTGGCCCTGCGCTTCAGCACTGACATCGAGAGTGACGACGCCTTCTTCACAGACCTCAATGGCTTCCAG ATCCAGCCCCGCAGGTACCAGCGGAAGCTGCCACTGCAGGCGAACTTCTACCCCATGCCCGCCATGGCCTACATCCAGGACATGCAGAGCCGCCTGACGCTCCACACAGCCCAGGCCCTGGGGGTCTCCAGCCTCGGCAGCG GCCAGCTGGAGGTGATCCTGGACCGGCGCCTCATGCAGGATGACAACCGGGGCCTGGGCCAAGGGCTGAAGGACAACAAGCGGACCTGCAACCGGTTCCGGCTCCTCCTGGAGCGCCGCGCCACTGCCAACAAG GTGCAGGATGGCCGCCcgatcagcttcccctccctgctgaGCCACATCACGTCCATGCACCTGAATGCCGAAGCCCTGGTCATGGCCGTGGCCCAGGAAAAGATGGCCCCACCAGCCCTGCGCTCCTTCATGCCCCTTTCCACCACCCTTCCCTGCGACTTTCACATCCTGAACCTCCggatgctgcaggcagag GACGACTCGCTTCCCTCAGCCGAGGCAGCCCTTATCCTGCACCGCAAAGGCTTTGACTGCAGTCTGGAGGCCAAGAACCTGGGCTTTAACTGCACCACCAGCCAGGGCAAG ctggccctgggcagcctgttccaggggcTGGAGCTtggctccctgcagcccaccTCGCTGACCTTGATGTACCCGCTGGGCACGGCCTCCAACAGCACCAACATCCGCCTGGACCCCATGGAAATTGCCACTTTCCGCATCCGCCTGGGGTAG
- the MAN2A2 gene encoding alpha-mannosidase 2x isoform X2, with product MPPAPRPAPAPGLSSAPPPLCPGAGLSLRPSGMKLKKQVTVCGAAIFCVAVFSLYLMLDRVQHDPTRHQSGGNFPRSQISVLQNRIEQLEQLLEENHEIISHIKDSVLELTAHAEGQPALTHHTPNGSWVLPPESRPSFLSVSPQDCQFALGGKGQSPDLQMLAVYSLLPFDNQDGGVWKQGFDITYEPNEWDAEPLQVFVVPHSHNDPGWIKTFDKYYYDQTQHILNSMVLKMQEDPRRRFIWSEISFFSKWWDNISAQKRAAVRRLVGNGQLEMVTGGWVMPDEANSHYFAMIDQLIEGHQWLEKNIGVTPRSGWAVDPFGHSSTMPYLLKRSNLTGMLIQRVHYAIKKHFAATQNLEFMWRQTWDPDASTDIFCHMMPFYSYDVPHTCGPDPKICCQFDFKRLPGGRINCPWKVPPRAITDANVAERAQLLLDQYRKKSKLYRSKVLLVPLGDDFRYDKPQEWDAQFLNYQRIFDFLNSRPNLHVQAQFGTLSDYFDALYKKMGIVPGMKPPGFPVLSGDFFSYADREDHYWTGYYTSRPFYKSLDRVLEAHLRGAEILYSLALAHARRAGADGRYPLSDYSLLSNARHNLGLFQHHDAITGTAKEAVAVDYGVRLLHSLTNLKRVIINAAHYLVLGDKDAYRHDPAAPFLSTDDTRPSQDSLPERTVVKLDTLPRFLVVFNPLEQERLSIVPVLVDSPHVRVLSEEGQPLPSQLSAHWGSATDVVPDVYQRGWLRSPCCPQVSVLARLPALGLRVLQLHKSFNGHATLKSSVRLYLHGRDLPVRKQEAVPVHVFPATADDFCLENQHLQACFSGHSGLLQSIRRAGEEREQRVSSEFLVYGTRTSKDKSGAYLFLPDGEAKPYAPKDPPVVRVTEGPLFSEVTSYYQHVQTMVRLYNVPGVEGLSLDVSCLVDIRDHINKELALRFSTDIESDDAFFTDLNGFQIQPRRYQRKLPLQANFYPMPAMAYIQDMQSRLTLHTAQALGVSSLGSGQLEVILDRRLMQDDNRGLGQGLKDNKRTCNRFRLLLERRATANKSSGFFSKLASMFKAFGFPGSRTGSPEVQDGRPISFPSLLSHITSMHLNAEALVMAVAQEKMAPPALRSFMPLSTTLPCDFHILNLRMLQAEDDSLPSAEAALILHRKGFDCSLEAKNLGFNCTTSQGKLALGSLFQGLELGSLQPTSLTLMYPLGTASNSTNIRLDPMEIATFRIRLG from the exons atgcccccggccccccggcctGCCCCCGCGCCCGGCCTGTCCTCGGCACCGCCGCCGCTGTGCCCCGGTGCAGGTCTGTCCCTGCGGCCCTCCGGCATGAAGCTGAAGAAGCAGGTGACAGTGTGTGGAGCTGCCATCTTCTGCGTGGCCGTCTTCTCCCTCTACTTGATGCTGGACAGGGTGCAGCACGACCCCACGCGCCACCAGAGCGGGGGCAACTTCCCCAGG AGTCAGATCTCGGTGCTGCAGAACCGCAttgagcagctggagcagctgctggaggagaaccACGAGATCATCAGCCACATCAAGGACTCGGTGCTGGAGCTGACGGCCCACGCGGAGGGGCAGCCAGCACTGACCCACCACACGCCCAATGGCTCCTGGGTGCTGCCCCCCGAGAGTCGCCCGAGCTTCCTCTCCGTCTCCCCACAGGACTGCCAGTTTGCACTGGGGGGCAAGGGCCAGAGCCCAGACCTACAG ATGCTGGCTGTGTACTCCCTGCTGCCCTTTGACAACCAGGATGGCGGTGTGTGGAAGCAGGGCTTTGATATCACCTACGAGCCCAATGAGTGGGATGCTGAGCCCCTGCAGGTGTTCGTGGTGCCGCACTCCCACAATGACCCTG GCTGGATCAAGACCTTTGACAAGTACTACTATGACCAGACACAGCACATCCTCAACAGCATGGTGCTGAAGATGCAGGAGGACCCGCGCCGGCGCTTCATCTGGTCTGAGATCTCCTTCTTTTCCAAGTGGTGGGACAACATCAGCGCCCAGAAACGGGCTGCGGTGCGGAG GCTGGTTGGCAACGGGCAGCTGGAGATGGTGACGGGTGGCTGGGTGATGCCTGACGAGGCCAATTCCCACTACTTCGCCATGATTGACCAGCTGATCGAGGGGCACCAGTGGCTGGAGAAGAACATCG GTGTGACGCCCCGGTCAGGCTGGGCCGTGGACCCCTTTGGGCACAGCTCCACCATGCCCTACCTGCTGAAGCGCTCCAACCTGACGGGCATGCTCATCCAGCGCGTGCACTACGCCATCAAGAAGCACTTTGCTGCGACACAGAACCTGGAGTTCATGTGGAGACAGACATGGG ATCCAGACGCCAGCACCGACATCTTCTGCCACATGATGCCCTTCTACAGCTACGATGTGCCCCACACCTGTGGGCCAGACCCCAAGATCTGCTGCCAGTTCGACTTCAAGCGCCTGCCGGGTGGCCGGATCAACTGCCCATGGAAGGTGCCTCCCCGAGCCATCACCGATGCCAACGTGGCGGAGCG agcccagctgctgctggaccAGTACCGCAAGAAGTCCAAGCTGTACCGCAgcaaggtgctgctggtgccccTGGGAGACGATTTCCGCTACGACAAGCCTCAGGAGTGGGATGCCCAGTTCCTCAACTACCAGCGCATCTTCGACTTCCTCAACTCCCGGCCCAACCTCCATGTCCAG GCGCAGTTTGGGACGCTCTCCGACTACTTTGATGCCCTGTACAAGAAGATGGGCATCGTGCCGGGGATGAAGCCGCCTGGGTTCCCAGTGCTGAGCGGGGATTTCTTCTCCTACGCGGACCGGGAGGATCACTACTGGACAGGCTACTACACCTCCCGACCTTTCTACAAGAGCCTGGACCGGGTGCTGGAGGCCCATCTCCG GGGGGCAGAGATCCTGTACAGCCTGGCGCTCGCCCACGCCCGCCGCGCTGGAGCCGATGGCAGGTACCCGCTCTCCGACTACTCCCTGCTGAGCAACGCCCGCCACAACCTGGGCCTCTTCCAGCACCACGACGCCATCACTGGCACTGCCAAGGAGGCTGTGGCGGTTGACTATGGAGTCCG GCTGCTCCACTCCCTCACGAACCTCAAGCGCGTCATCATCAATGCTGCGCATTACCTCGTGCTGGGGGACAAGGACGCCTACCGCCACGACCCCGCTGCACCCTTCCTCAGCACG gaTGACACGCGCCCCAGCCAGGACTCCCTCCCAGAGAGAACAGTGGTCAAGCTGGACACTTTGCCCCG GTTCCTGGTGGTGTTCAACCCGCTGGAGCAGGAGCGCCTGAGCATCGTGCCGGTGCTGGTGGACTCCCCACACGTGCGTGTGCTCTCCGAGgaggggcagcccctgccttcccagctcaGTGCGCACTGGGGCTCTGCCACTGACGTGGTGCCCGACGTCTACCAG AGGGGCTGGCTGAGATCTCCATGCTGCCCGCAGGTGTCTGTCCTGGCCCGCCTGCCCGCGCTGGGGCTGCGTGTGCTGCAGCTGCACAAGTCCTTCAATGGCCACGCCACTCTGAAGTCCTCCGTGCGCCTGTACCTGCACGGCCGGGACTTGCCCGTGCGCAAGCAGGAGGCCGTACCCGTGCACGTCTTCCCAGCCACTGCCGATGACTTCTGCCTGGAGAACCAGCACCTGCAGGCCTGCTTCTCAGGACActcggggctgctgcag AGTATCCGCcgagctggggaggagcgggagcaGAGGGTGAGCAGCGAGTTCCTCGTCTATGGCACCAGGACCTCCAAGGACAAAAGCGGAGCCTATCTCTTTCTGCCTGACGGCGAGGCCAAG CCCTACGCTCCCAAGGACCCCCCAGTAGTGCGGGTGACGGAGGGACCCCTCTTCTCAGAGGTCACCAGCTACTACCAGCATGTCCAGACCATGGTGCGGCTTTACAATGTGCCAG GGGTGGAGGGCCTGTCCCTGGATGTGTCTTGCCTGGTGGACATCCGTGACCACATCAACAAGGAGCTGGCCCTGCGCTTCAGCACTGACATCGAGAGTGACGACGCCTTCTTCACAGACCTCAATGGCTTCCAG ATCCAGCCCCGCAGGTACCAGCGGAAGCTGCCACTGCAGGCGAACTTCTACCCCATGCCCGCCATGGCCTACATCCAGGACATGCAGAGCCGCCTGACGCTCCACACAGCCCAGGCCCTGGGGGTCTCCAGCCTCGGCAGCG GCCAGCTGGAGGTGATCCTGGACCGGCGCCTCATGCAGGATGACAACCGGGGCCTGGGCCAAGGGCTGAAGGACAACAAGCGGACCTGCAACCGGTTCCGGCTCCTCCTGGAGCGCCGCGCCACTGCCAACAAG AGCTCCGGCTTCTTTTCCAAACTGGCCTCCATGTTTAAAGCCTTTGGCTTCCCCGGCTCCAGGACTGGCAGCCCAGAG GTGCAGGATGGCCGCCcgatcagcttcccctccctgctgaGCCACATCACGTCCATGCACCTGAATGCCGAAGCCCTGGTCATGGCCGTGGCCCAGGAAAAGATGGCCCCACCAGCCCTGCGCTCCTTCATGCCCCTTTCCACCACCCTTCCCTGCGACTTTCACATCCTGAACCTCCggatgctgcaggcagag GACGACTCGCTTCCCTCAGCCGAGGCAGCCCTTATCCTGCACCGCAAAGGCTTTGACTGCAGTCTGGAGGCCAAGAACCTGGGCTTTAACTGCACCACCAGCCAGGGCAAG ctggccctgggcagcctgttccaggggcTGGAGCTtggctccctgcagcccaccTCGCTGACCTTGATGTACCCGCTGGGCACGGCCTCCAACAGCACCAACATCCGCCTGGACCCCATGGAAATTGCCACTTTCCGCATCCGCCTGGGGTAG